The Limanda limanda chromosome 20, fLimLim1.1, whole genome shotgun sequence genome has a segment encoding these proteins:
- the rps6ka3b gene encoding ribosomal protein S6 kinase alpha-3 isoform X1 codes for MPLAQLADPWQKMAVGGTAGEDAHHDPEDSAGDDDSMPPCIDDVHFNEINITHLVKEGSEKADPRQFELRKVLGQGSFGKVFLVRKISGPDAGQLYAMKVLKKATLKVRDRVRTKMERDILVEVNHPFIVKLHYAFQTEGKLYLILDFLRGGDLFTRLSKEVMFTEEDVKFYLAELALALDHLHGLGIIYRDLKPENILLDEEGHIKLTDFGLSKESIDHENKAYSFCGTVEYMAPEVVNRRGHTHSADWWSYGVLMFEMLTGTLPFQGKDRKETMTMILKAKLGMPQFLSSEAQSLLRNLFKRNPANRLGAGPDGVEEIKRHHFFSTIDWNKLFRREIPPPFKPASGRPDDTFYFDPEFTAKTPRDSPGIPPSANAHQLFRGFSFVAITEEETQPLPNAIVQQLHRSTSQFADAYEIKEDIGVGSYSICKRSVHKGTGMEYAVKIINKVKRDPTEEVEILLRYGQHPNIITLKDVYDDGRSVFLVTELMKGGELLDKILRQKFFSEREASAVLYTITKTLEYLHVQGVVHRDLKPSNILYVDESGNAESIRICDFGFAKQLRAENGLLMTPCYTANFVAPEVLKKQGYDAACDIWSLGVLLYTMLTGFTPFANGPEDTPEEILARIGSGKFSLTGGYWTSVSSEAKDLVSKMLHVDPHQRLTAGQVLRHPWVTHRDQLPKYTLNRQDAPHLVKGAMAATYSALNRNVPHVLEPVGCSTLAQRRGMKKITSTAL; via the exons GATGACGTGCACTTTAACGAGATCAATATCACACACCTCGTGAAGGAGGGATCAGAGAAGGCCGACCCTCGACAGTTCGAGCTCCGCAAGGTCCTGGGACAGGGCTCCTTCGGCAAg gtgtttCTGGTGAGGAAGATCTCAGGGCCGGACGCCGGTCAGCTCTACGCCATGAAGGTCCTGAAGAAAGCCACACTGAAAG TGCGTGACCGGGTCAGGACAAAGATGGAGCGGGACATCCTGGTGGAGGTCAACCATCCCTTCATTGTAAAGCTGCACTACG CTTTTCAGACGGAGGGGAAGCTCTACTTGATCCTGGATTTTCTCCGAGGAGGAGATCTCTTCACTCGTCTCTCTAAGGAG gtaATGTTCACAGAGGAGGATGTAAAGTTCTACTTGGCTGAACTCGCTCTGGCACTCGATCACCTTCATGGCCTCGGCATCATTTACAGAGACCTCAAACCTGAGAA caTCCTGCTCGACGAGGAAGGACACATCAAACTGACTG acttTGGCCTCAGCAAGGAGTCGATCGACCACGAGAACAAGGCCTACTCCTTCTGTGGCACGGTGGAGTACATGGCTCCTGAGGTGGTGAACAGGCGAGGACACACGCACAGCGCCGACTGGTGGTCATACGGCGTGCTGATG ttTGAGATGCTGACGGGAACGCTGCCGTTTCAAGGCAAAGACCGGAAAGAGACCATGACCATGATCCTCAA GGCAAAGTTGGGGATGCCACAGTTCCTGAGCTCGGAGGCTCAGAGTCTCCTCAGGAACCTTTTCAAACGCAACCCGGCCAACAGATTAG GAGCTGGACCCGACGGAGTGGAGGAGATCAAGAGGCATCACTTCTTCAGCACCATCGACTGGAAC AAACTGTTCCGCAGAGAGATCCCGCCTCCTTTCAAACCGGCGTCAGGACGACCTGATGACACGTTCTATTTCGATCCAGAGTTCACAGCTAAAACACCCAGAG ATTCTCCGGGGATTCCTCCCAGTGCCAACGCCCATCAGCTGTTCAGAGGATTCAGTTTTGTGGCCATaacagaagaggaaacacaaccacTACCTAACGCTATAGTTCAG CAGCTGCACAGAAGCACGTCCCAGTTCGCAGACGCCTACGAGATCAAGGAGGACATCGGCGTGGGCTCGTACTCCATCTGCAAGCGCAGCGTACACAAAGGAACCGGCATGGAGTACGCCGTCAAG ATCATCAACAAGGTGAAGAGAGACCCgacggaggaggtggagatccTGCTGAGATACGGACAACACCCCAACATCATCACCCTGAAGGAC GTGTATGACGACGGCCGCTCCGTGTTCCTGGTGACGGAGCTGATGAAAGGAGGAGAGCTGCTCGATAAGATCCTCCGACAGAAGTTCTTCTCTGAGAGAGAAGCCAGCGCGGTGCTCTACACCATCACCAAGACGCTGGAGTACCTGCACGTCCAGGGG gtggtGCACAGAGACCTGAAGCCCAGTAACATCCTGTACGTGGACGAGAGCGGGAACGCCGAGTCCATCAGGATCTGCGACTTCGGTTTCGCCAAACAGCTGCGAGCGGAGAACGGGCTGCTCATGACGCCGTGTTACACCGCCAACTTTGTCGCGCCTGAG GTGCTGAAGAAGCAGGGCTACGATGCAGCCTGTGACATCTGGAGTCTCGGAGTCCTGCTCTACACCATGTTAACAGg cttcactcCGTTTGCTAACGGCCCCGAGGACACACCGGAGGAGATCCTGGCTCGTATCGGCAGCGGAAAGTTCTCCCTCACTGGAGGATACTGGACGTCTGTGTCTTCTGAGGCTAAG GATCTGGTGTCCAAGATGCTGCACGTGGACCCCCACCAGCGGCTGACGGCCGGCCAGGTGCTCAGACACCCCTGGGTGACGCACAGAGACCAGCTGCCCAAGTACACCCTCAACCGGCAGGACGCTCCGCACCTGGTCAAG ggGGCGATGGCGGCCACCTACTCGGCCCTCAACAGGAACGTCCCCCATGTCCTGGAGCCGGTGGGCTGCTCCACTCTGGCGCAGCGGAGGGGCATGAAGAAGATCACCTCCACCGCTCTGTGA
- the rps6ka3b gene encoding ribosomal protein S6 kinase alpha-3 isoform X2: MPLAQLADPWQKMAVGGTAGEDAHHDPEDSAGDDDSMPPCIDDVHFNEINITHLVKEGSEKADPRQFELRKVLGQGSFGKVFLVRKISGPDAGQLYAMKVLKKATLKVRDRVRTKMERDILVEVNHPFIVKLHYAFQTEGKLYLILDFLRGGDLFTRLSKEVMFTEEDVKFYLAELALALDHLHGLGIIYRDLKPENILLDEEGHIKLTDFGLSKESIDHENKAYSFCGTVEYMAPEVVNRRGHTHSADWWSYGVLMFEMLTGTLPFQGKDRKETMTMILKAKLGMPQFLSSEAQSLLRNLFKRNPANRLGAGPDGVEEIKRHHFFSTIDWNKLFRREIPPPFKPASGRPDDTFYFDPEFTAKTPRDSPGIPPSANAHQLFRGFSFVAITEEETQPLPNAIVQLHRSTSQFADAYEIKEDIGVGSYSICKRSVHKGTGMEYAVKIINKVKRDPTEEVEILLRYGQHPNIITLKDVYDDGRSVFLVTELMKGGELLDKILRQKFFSEREASAVLYTITKTLEYLHVQGVVHRDLKPSNILYVDESGNAESIRICDFGFAKQLRAENGLLMTPCYTANFVAPEVLKKQGYDAACDIWSLGVLLYTMLTGFTPFANGPEDTPEEILARIGSGKFSLTGGYWTSVSSEAKDLVSKMLHVDPHQRLTAGQVLRHPWVTHRDQLPKYTLNRQDAPHLVKGAMAATYSALNRNVPHVLEPVGCSTLAQRRGMKKITSTAL, from the exons GATGACGTGCACTTTAACGAGATCAATATCACACACCTCGTGAAGGAGGGATCAGAGAAGGCCGACCCTCGACAGTTCGAGCTCCGCAAGGTCCTGGGACAGGGCTCCTTCGGCAAg gtgtttCTGGTGAGGAAGATCTCAGGGCCGGACGCCGGTCAGCTCTACGCCATGAAGGTCCTGAAGAAAGCCACACTGAAAG TGCGTGACCGGGTCAGGACAAAGATGGAGCGGGACATCCTGGTGGAGGTCAACCATCCCTTCATTGTAAAGCTGCACTACG CTTTTCAGACGGAGGGGAAGCTCTACTTGATCCTGGATTTTCTCCGAGGAGGAGATCTCTTCACTCGTCTCTCTAAGGAG gtaATGTTCACAGAGGAGGATGTAAAGTTCTACTTGGCTGAACTCGCTCTGGCACTCGATCACCTTCATGGCCTCGGCATCATTTACAGAGACCTCAAACCTGAGAA caTCCTGCTCGACGAGGAAGGACACATCAAACTGACTG acttTGGCCTCAGCAAGGAGTCGATCGACCACGAGAACAAGGCCTACTCCTTCTGTGGCACGGTGGAGTACATGGCTCCTGAGGTGGTGAACAGGCGAGGACACACGCACAGCGCCGACTGGTGGTCATACGGCGTGCTGATG ttTGAGATGCTGACGGGAACGCTGCCGTTTCAAGGCAAAGACCGGAAAGAGACCATGACCATGATCCTCAA GGCAAAGTTGGGGATGCCACAGTTCCTGAGCTCGGAGGCTCAGAGTCTCCTCAGGAACCTTTTCAAACGCAACCCGGCCAACAGATTAG GAGCTGGACCCGACGGAGTGGAGGAGATCAAGAGGCATCACTTCTTCAGCACCATCGACTGGAAC AAACTGTTCCGCAGAGAGATCCCGCCTCCTTTCAAACCGGCGTCAGGACGACCTGATGACACGTTCTATTTCGATCCAGAGTTCACAGCTAAAACACCCAGAG ATTCTCCGGGGATTCCTCCCAGTGCCAACGCCCATCAGCTGTTCAGAGGATTCAGTTTTGTGGCCATaacagaagaggaaacacaaccacTACCTAACGCTATAGTTCAG CTGCACAGAAGCACGTCCCAGTTCGCAGACGCCTACGAGATCAAGGAGGACATCGGCGTGGGCTCGTACTCCATCTGCAAGCGCAGCGTACACAAAGGAACCGGCATGGAGTACGCCGTCAAG ATCATCAACAAGGTGAAGAGAGACCCgacggaggaggtggagatccTGCTGAGATACGGACAACACCCCAACATCATCACCCTGAAGGAC GTGTATGACGACGGCCGCTCCGTGTTCCTGGTGACGGAGCTGATGAAAGGAGGAGAGCTGCTCGATAAGATCCTCCGACAGAAGTTCTTCTCTGAGAGAGAAGCCAGCGCGGTGCTCTACACCATCACCAAGACGCTGGAGTACCTGCACGTCCAGGGG gtggtGCACAGAGACCTGAAGCCCAGTAACATCCTGTACGTGGACGAGAGCGGGAACGCCGAGTCCATCAGGATCTGCGACTTCGGTTTCGCCAAACAGCTGCGAGCGGAGAACGGGCTGCTCATGACGCCGTGTTACACCGCCAACTTTGTCGCGCCTGAG GTGCTGAAGAAGCAGGGCTACGATGCAGCCTGTGACATCTGGAGTCTCGGAGTCCTGCTCTACACCATGTTAACAGg cttcactcCGTTTGCTAACGGCCCCGAGGACACACCGGAGGAGATCCTGGCTCGTATCGGCAGCGGAAAGTTCTCCCTCACTGGAGGATACTGGACGTCTGTGTCTTCTGAGGCTAAG GATCTGGTGTCCAAGATGCTGCACGTGGACCCCCACCAGCGGCTGACGGCCGGCCAGGTGCTCAGACACCCCTGGGTGACGCACAGAGACCAGCTGCCCAAGTACACCCTCAACCGGCAGGACGCTCCGCACCTGGTCAAG ggGGCGATGGCGGCCACCTACTCGGCCCTCAACAGGAACGTCCCCCATGTCCTGGAGCCGGTGGGCTGCTCCACTCTGGCGCAGCGGAGGGGCATGAAGAAGATCACCTCCACCGCTCTGTGA